From the genome of Bradyrhizobium sp. ORS 278:
GCTTGGATCGCAGCCGTGGTCGGCCGTGATGACGAGGAGATCGTCGTCGCGCAGCGCGTCCAACAGCTCGGGAAGTCGCGCATCGAACGCTTCGAGCGCGGAGGCATAGCCGGCGACATCACGGCGATGGCCGTAGAGCGTATCGAAGTCGATGAAGTTGGCGAACAGCAGGCCGCCGTCGTCGAGCGCATCGAGACCCTCAAGCATGCGCGTGAACAGCGTGTCGTTGCTGTCGCCCTTGAGATTGTGGCCAGTGCCGCGATGCGCAAAGATGTCGGCGATCTTTCCAATCGTGACAACGTGGCGCCGCTCTGCGGTGGCAAGATCGAGGATCGTGGGTTCAGGGGGCGGCACGGCGTAATCGCGGCGATTCGCCGTCCGCCTGAAACCGGAGGCTGAACGTCCGACGAAGGGGCGCGCGATCACGCGACCGATGTTGAAGCGATCGACCAGCGGCCGTGTCGCCTCGCACAGTCGATAGAGCCGATCGAGACCGAACGCCTCTTCATGCGCCGCGATCTGGAACACGGAATCGGCGGACGTATAGCAGATGGGTTGCCCCGTCTGCAGATGAGCCTCGCCCAGATCGGAAATGATGTCGGTGCCCGAGGCATGCCGGTTACCGAGGATGCCCGTCAGTCCGGCCGACGCGCAGAGCTGGTCGATCAGGTCGGGCGGAAAGGCGGGAACGGTCTTCGGGAAATAGCCCCACTCGAAGGGAACGGGCACGCCGGCGATTTCCCAATGTCCCGATGGCGTGTCCTTGCCGCGCGACCGTTCACTGGCGCAACCGAACGCGGCACCTGCGCCGGCTTTTTGCTGCAGGCCTGGCGGCCGCCGGCCGGTCGCATGTTCGCAGGCCTCGCCGAGCCCCAGCGCAGCGAGATGGGGCAGCTGTAACGGTCCCTGGCGCTGATCGCTGTCCGCTTGGCCGGCCGCGCAGGCCTCGGCGATGTGGCCGACGGTGTCCGCGCCCTCGTCGCCGTAACCGGCCGCGTCCGGCGCGCCGCCGATGCCGACAGAGTCCATCACCACGATCAAGGCGCGCATGGCAGCGACTCCGGAACCGCAGGGGGCGGAGCGGCCGCGCCGGTCGTCGCACAATAGCGCAGGATCATGCCGGCGCAGAAATCGGCGAACTCGTTGACGTCGAGTGGCGGGCTGGTGTGATGCGGAGCGATGCCGCGATGCTCCGGCGTGAAGCAGAACGTCACGGTGACGTCGAACTCCGCCAGCGCCTCCATCTGGCGATCGAACCAGGCGAGCGCGTTGGGGCGGAAGCTGTCGGCCCAGGACAGTCCGGTTCTTACGTGCCGGACACCGAGCCGGCGCAGCCAGCGCACAGCGTCATCCAAGCGATGATCCTCGAAGTGAAACCATTGGCAGAGACCCATGCCATGCGCATGCTCGGGAAACATCTCGGCTGCCAGCTTCGGCGAGCCGTCCTCGCGCAAGAGGCCCATGTGGAAGTGCCGATAGTAGGACGAGCCTTCGGCCTCCTTGTGGCGCGTCGTCGCCTCCCAGGCGGTTGGAAGATCGTAGAGGCTGTACCAATGGATGCGCGGTGCGCGACCGTTGAGCAACTCGGCCGTCCGTTGCAGGCCCCAGGCCTGCACCTCGTCGGCGCCGAACGAGGACACGCCGACCTCGGTGACCCACACCGGCACCGATACGAGCGCCTGAATCTCGGCGAGCTTCGCGGGCCATTCGTCGATCTTCCAGAGATTCCAGTCCAGCGGGAAGCCGTGTACCGCCACCGCATCGACGTGATCGAGCACGCCGCGCGCCTTCATGTTGTTGATGAAGGCAGGATCGATCGGCGAGATGCCGCCAAGCACACGCGGCAGCGTCGCGTGCGCCGAACGGATCGCCTTGCCGGTCGCGATCGCGGTCTCCGCAAAGCGCCCCCAGTCCGGATCGAGCTGCAGGTCCCAGTGCGATTTGTTGTTCGGCTCGTTCCAGATCTTCGCCGCCTCGATCATCTCTCACCTCGCGCTGGATAGACGGGACCGTCCTGCTGTGGTCGCGGCACCTTGCGGCACAGATAGACCTCCTCCTCGGGATGGGCGAGGATCGCAAAGCCGGCGCTGCGCAGCATGGCTTCGACGCAGGCGCGGTTCGGCGCCCACCAATTGGTGGGGTCATCGGCATATTTGTGCTCGATGAAATGCAGTTTGGGATAGCCTGGACTGTCGAAAGGACTGGTCGTCCAGAAATCATAGTTGCGCGCGATCTCGTCGATCTCGGCGGAGCCGCGCTGCATCGACTGGAACAGCAGCTGATCGCCGACCACGTGCTCGCGGATCAGATCGAGCGCGAGCAGCGGATGACGCAGATGGTAGAGCACGCCCATGAAGATCACGAGATCGAAGGTCTCGCCGAGCTGTCCGACGTCATAGGTCGAGAGCTTTCGGAATTCGATGTCCAGTCCGTTGACGTCGGCGGCGAAGCGCGCCTGCGCCAGATAATCGTCGTCGGTGTCGAGGCCGAGCACGCGCATCGCGCCGCGGCGCTTCATCTCCATGGCGTAGAAGCCAGCATTGCAGCCGATGTCGAGCACGGACTTGCCGGTGAGATCATCCGGGATAATGTCGGCGAAGCGCCGCCACTTCACGTTCGGATAGTCGCCGAGGAAGTGCGCGGGCGCGGTCGGCACGCCCCTCAGGTCGAGGTTGTGAAACCACGGCCCGAGCGCATCCACCCGGCGGCGGATCT
Proteins encoded in this window:
- a CDS encoding beta-xylosidase, giving the protein MIEAAKIWNEPNNKSHWDLQLDPDWGRFAETAIATGKAIRSAHATLPRVLGGISPIDPAFINNMKARGVLDHVDAVAVHGFPLDWNLWKIDEWPAKLAEIQALVSVPVWVTEVGVSSFGADEVQAWGLQRTAELLNGRAPRIHWYSLYDLPTAWEATTRHKEAEGSSYYRHFHMGLLREDGSPKLAAEMFPEHAHGMGLCQWFHFEDHRLDDAVRWLRRLGVRHVRTGLSWADSFRPNALAWFDRQMEALAEFDVTVTFCFTPEHRGIAPHHTSPPLDVNEFADFCAGMILRYCATTGAAAPPPAVPESLPCAP
- a CDS encoding phosphopentomutase; protein product: MRALIVVMDSVGIGGAPDAAGYGDEGADTVGHIAEACAAGQADSDQRQGPLQLPHLAALGLGEACEHATGRRPPGLQQKAGAGAAFGCASERSRGKDTPSGHWEIAGVPVPFEWGYFPKTVPAFPPDLIDQLCASAGLTGILGNRHASGTDIISDLGEAHLQTGQPICYTSADSVFQIAAHEEAFGLDRLYRLCEATRPLVDRFNIGRVIARPFVGRSASGFRRTANRRDYAVPPPEPTILDLATAERRHVVTIGKIADIFAHRGTGHNLKGDSNDTLFTRMLEGLDALDDGGLLFANFIDFDTLYGHRRDVAGYASALEAFDARLPELLDALRDDDLLVITADHGCDPSWSGSDHTRERVPVLIVNGRSAGSIGARTSFADTGATIAQHLQLPPTRHGNSFWPNGA
- a CDS encoding TIGR04290 family methyltransferase yields the protein MTSDVLSRDEIRRRVDALGPWFHNLDLRGVPTAPAHFLGDYPNVKWRRFADIIPDDLTGKSVLDIGCNAGFYAMEMKRRGAMRVLGLDTDDDYLAQARFAADVNGLDIEFRKLSTYDVGQLGETFDLVIFMGVLYHLRHPLLALDLIREHVVGDQLLFQSMQRGSAEIDEIARNYDFWTTSPFDSPGYPKLHFIEHKYADDPTNWWAPNRACVEAMLRSAGFAILAHPEEEVYLCRKVPRPQQDGPVYPARGER